TATTGAACGTAGAACGAATGTGAGCAACACCACTTTCGATATTCTTTTTCACACGACGTTTACGAGATACTTTTTTAGCCATGAAGTGTTAACCTCCTTCACTTATGAATTATTTTTTCTTACCAGCGATTGCTTTTGCAGGACCCTTACGAGTACGTGCATTATTTTTAGTGTTTTGTCCGCGAACTGGCAAACCACGACGGTGACGGATTCCACGGTATGAACCGATTTCCATCAAGCGTTTGATGTTTAAGTTAACCTCACGACGCATGTCACCTTCAACTTTTAGTTTGTCAACTTCAATACGGATGCGGTCTAACTCATCGTTAGTTAAGTCACGAACACGAGTTTCTTCTGAAACGTTAGCGTCTGCAAGAACTTTCTTAGCAGTTGTGCTACCAATTCCATAAATGTATGTCAATGAGATAACGATGCGTTTGTCACGCGGAATATCTACTCCAGCGATACGAGCCATTTAATGGCACCTCCTTATTATTATCCTTGGCGTTGTTTGTGTTTAGGATTTTCACAAATCACCATAACACGGCCATTTCTGCGAATTACTTTACATTTCTCACAGATTGGTTTTACTGATGCTCTAACTTTCATTATTTTTCCTCCTTTAAAATGATGGAGTGTAATTATTTGAAACGATATGTTATACGGCCGCGAGTAAGATCATACGGGGATAGTTCCA
This genomic interval from Jeotgalibaca arthritidis contains the following:
- the rpsM gene encoding 30S ribosomal protein S13 yields the protein MARIAGVDIPRDKRIVISLTYIYGIGSTTAKKVLADANVSEETRVRDLTNDELDRIRIEVDKLKVEGDMRREVNLNIKRLMEIGSYRGIRHRRGLPVRGQNTKNNARTRKGPAKAIAGKKK
- the rpmJ gene encoding 50S ribosomal protein L36, whose amino-acid sequence is MKVRASVKPICEKCKVIRRNGRVMVICENPKHKQRQG